One stretch of Corynebacterium imitans DNA includes these proteins:
- a CDS encoding ABC transporter ATP-binding protein: MVSIDTYNACVDFPIFDAKSRSLKKAVMSSAGGKIGKNASNTVVVEALKDINLHLREGDRVGLVGHNGAGKSTLLRLLSGIYEPTRGVADVRGRVAPVFDLGVGMDPEISGYENIIIRGLFLGQTRKQMKAKMDEIAEFSELGDYLSMPLRTYSTGMRVRLALGVVTSIEPEILLLDEGIGAVDAAFMAKARVRLAEMVERSGILVFASHSNDFLAQLCNTALWVDKGEIRQAGLVSDVVGAYEGPETGEYVAELVERFHGDRR, encoded by the coding sequence ATGGTTTCTATCGACACCTACAACGCCTGCGTCGACTTCCCCATCTTCGACGCTAAGTCCCGCTCGCTGAAGAAGGCCGTCATGTCCTCGGCCGGCGGCAAGATTGGCAAGAACGCCTCCAACACCGTCGTCGTCGAGGCGCTCAAAGACATCAACCTCCACCTGCGCGAGGGCGACCGCGTCGGCCTCGTCGGCCACAACGGCGCCGGCAAGTCCACGCTTTTGCGCCTGCTCTCCGGCATCTACGAGCCGACCCGCGGCGTCGCCGATGTGCGCGGCCGCGTCGCGCCCGTCTTCGACCTGGGCGTGGGCATGGACCCGGAGATCTCCGGCTACGAGAACATCATCATCCGCGGCCTCTTCCTCGGCCAGACCCGCAAACAAATGAAGGCCAAGATGGACGAGATCGCGGAGTTCTCCGAGCTCGGCGACTATCTCAGCATGCCGCTGCGCACCTACTCCACCGGCATGCGCGTGCGCCTCGCCCTCGGCGTGGTCACCTCCATCGAGCCAGAGATTCTGCTTCTCGACGAGGGCATCGGCGCCGTCGACGCCGCCTTCATGGCCAAAGCACGCGTCCGGTTGGCCGAGATGGTCGAGCGCTCCGGCATCCTGGTCTTCGCCTCGCACTCCAACGACTTCCTCGCCCAGCTGTGCAACACCGCCCTGTGGGTGGACAAGGGCGAGATCCGGCAGGCGGGTCTCGTCTCGGACGTGGTGGGTGCCTACGAGGGGCCGGAAACCGGCGAGTACGTCGCGGAGCTGGTGGAGCGTTTCCACGGGGACCGTCGATAA
- a CDS encoding GtrA family protein: MSSSSAVFKQLVPFLIIGIGCAVIDFGITYSLTELVGTQRDMAKAVGWVFGTLTAYLLNSKFAFQAEVNAKKAGAVFFLYAVTFVVQLLLYRWTEGPLIAMGIDTNPWKDGVSFVIAQGVATVTNFVLQRRVIFKEETKIIAEQDPR; encoded by the coding sequence GTGTCTTCCTCTTCCGCAGTATTCAAGCAGCTCGTGCCGTTTTTGATCATCGGTATCGGCTGCGCGGTCATTGACTTTGGCATCACGTATTCGCTCACCGAGCTTGTCGGCACCCAGCGCGATATGGCCAAAGCCGTCGGCTGGGTCTTCGGCACGCTGACCGCCTACCTGCTCAACTCCAAATTCGCCTTCCAGGCCGAGGTCAACGCCAAGAAGGCGGGCGCGGTTTTCTTCCTCTACGCGGTGACCTTTGTGGTGCAGCTCCTGCTGTATCGCTGGACGGAGGGCCCGCTGATCGCCATGGGCATCGACACGAACCCGTGGAAGGACGGCGTCTCCTTCGTCATCGCGCAGGGCGTGGCCACCGTGACGAACTTTGTGCTGCAGCGCCGCGTGATTTTTAAGGAAGAAACAAAGATCATCGCCGAGCAGGACCCGCGCTAG
- a CDS encoding ABC transporter permease yields the protein MTSDADHDTPPSKSKTMGMAFNDLVRGWGQYELWLQLGWQDIKQRYRRSTLGPLWITIATGVMALALGLLYSMLFQIEIREFLPHVTVGFIVWGFISGCVKDGANVFIENEGLIKQLPSALSVHVYRLVWRQLLFFAHNIVIWVLLVIIFRIPLTWQTLLAVPAMLLLVLNGVWVTMLFGIIATRFRDVAPLLEALVQLLFYVTPIVWTTQTLKEQSGEVAQRALLAEINPLYHYLEIVRAPMIDQPVAAYHWGIVGICTLIGLGITLLAMRQMRFRVPYWV from the coding sequence ATGACCAGCGACGCAGACCACGACACCCCACCGTCGAAGTCGAAGACGATGGGCATGGCCTTCAACGACCTCGTTCGCGGCTGGGGCCAATACGAGCTCTGGCTGCAGCTGGGTTGGCAGGACATCAAGCAGCGCTACCGCCGCTCCACGCTCGGGCCACTGTGGATCACCATCGCCACCGGCGTGATGGCGCTCGCCCTGGGTCTGCTGTACTCCATGCTCTTCCAGATCGAGATTCGCGAGTTCCTCCCGCACGTCACCGTCGGCTTCATCGTCTGGGGTTTCATCTCCGGCTGCGTCAAAGACGGGGCGAACGTCTTCATCGAAAACGAGGGACTGATCAAGCAGCTACCCTCCGCCCTTTCGGTGCACGTCTACCGCCTGGTGTGGCGCCAGTTGCTGTTCTTCGCCCACAACATTGTCATCTGGGTGCTGCTGGTCATCATCTTCCGCATCCCGCTGACCTGGCAGACGCTGCTCGCCGTGCCCGCCATGCTCTTGCTCGTGCTCAACGGGGTGTGGGTGACCATGCTCTTCGGCATCATCGCCACCCGCTTCCGCGACGTCGCCCCCCTGCTCGAGGCGCTCGTGCAGCTGCTGTTCTACGTCACCCCGATCGTGTGGACGACCCAGACGCTGAAGGAGCAGAGCGGTGAGGTGGCCCAGCGCGCCCTGCTCGCAGAGATCAACCCGCTCTACCACTACTTGGAAATCGTGCGCGCCCCCATGATCGACCAGCCGGTGGCCGCCTACCACTGGGGCATCGTCGGCATCTGCACCCTCATCGGCTTAGGGATTACCCTGCTGGCGATGCGCCAAATGCGCTTCCGCGTGCCGTACTGGGTCTAA
- a CDS encoding Abi family protein → MFHAEEAALELYLVDRKLASAFFRDIAFIEVALRNAINRLLAEKFGSDWYARAEVGFDARVRGNISEAWDSLPRRYTAQQVVRGATLGSRIVAASMFRTWTNMLDKGGGTGLAAPFERADHDQIWDSAALLEVFPGARQLARVQDPNFSSQGLTREWVYHKVLPVRKIRNRVAHHEPLVLSGVPITGTNHRLSPRESFDAYMDLAAMLDRDLASFLEGLRTSDELEQAELLLDAVPD, encoded by the coding sequence ATGTTCCACGCGGAGGAAGCAGCTCTGGAGCTGTACCTAGTGGACCGTAAACTCGCGAGTGCGTTTTTCCGCGACATTGCATTTATCGAGGTTGCGCTGCGAAACGCCATCAACCGACTTTTGGCCGAAAAGTTTGGCTCGGACTGGTACGCCAGGGCTGAAGTTGGTTTCGACGCGCGAGTTCGCGGCAACATCAGCGAAGCATGGGACTCACTGCCACGGAGATATACGGCGCAGCAGGTGGTGCGAGGGGCCACACTGGGCAGCCGTATCGTCGCGGCCTCGATGTTCAGAACATGGACCAACATGTTGGACAAAGGTGGCGGGACTGGGCTTGCTGCTCCATTTGAGAGAGCCGACCATGATCAGATTTGGGATAGCGCTGCTTTGTTGGAAGTTTTTCCTGGCGCGAGGCAGCTTGCCAGAGTGCAAGACCCGAATTTCTCGTCTCAGGGACTCACGCGGGAATGGGTGTATCACAAGGTGCTCCCGGTGCGGAAAATTCGGAACCGGGTCGCCCACCATGAGCCGCTAGTGTTGTCGGGAGTTCCGATTACCGGCACCAACCACCGCTTGAGCCCGCGGGAAAGCTTCGACGCGTACATGGATCTTGCGGCAATGCTTGACCGCGACTTGGCGTCCTTCCTGGAAGGGCTGCGAACCAGTGACGAGCTTGAACAAGCAGAACTGCTGCTGGATGCAGTCCCCGATTAG
- a CDS encoding FAD-binding oxidoreductase, with translation MELHTELKSLYGWGRTAPSTAHVVSTPDVDTIAKAVQVAAESGRGVIARGMGRSYGDPAQNGGGLVVDMQPLNQIHSIDPDTGIVDVDAGVTLDQLMKAALPYGLWVPVLPGTRQVTIGGAIGPDIHGKNHHSAGSFGDHVLSMELLVADGRVLHLEPEGETSELFWATVGGMGLTGIILRARIQMTFTETAYFISDTVRTNTLDETIEEHSHGQEEGYTYSSAWFDAISAPPKTGRSTISRGSLATLDQLKEYAPKLAKDPLKFKAPQLMTVPDIFPSWTMNKLTLSAIGEAYYMMGSPSKNDILNLTQFYQPLDLIGEWNRGYGSAGFLQYQFVVPTNAVEPFKDIIYQIQSSGHYTALNVFKLFGEGNRAPLSYPMKGWNVCVDFPIRDGLNTFLDRLDDQVMEFGGRLYLAKESRTSAEKFHKMYPELPGWLKTRNEIDPTGVFASDMSRRLELH, from the coding sequence ATGGAACTTCACACCGAACTGAAATCCCTCTACGGCTGGGGCCGCACCGCCCCGTCGACGGCGCACGTCGTCTCCACCCCGGACGTGGACACCATCGCGAAGGCCGTGCAGGTCGCGGCCGAGAGCGGCCGCGGCGTCATCGCCCGCGGCATGGGCCGCTCCTACGGCGACCCGGCGCAGAACGGCGGCGGACTGGTCGTCGACATGCAGCCGCTCAACCAGATCCACTCCATCGACCCGGACACCGGCATCGTGGACGTCGACGCGGGTGTCACTCTGGACCAGCTGATGAAGGCCGCGCTGCCCTACGGGCTGTGGGTCCCCGTCCTGCCCGGCACCCGCCAGGTCACCATCGGCGGCGCGATCGGCCCCGATATCCACGGCAAGAACCACCACTCCGCCGGCTCCTTCGGCGACCATGTGCTCTCCATGGAGCTTTTGGTTGCCGACGGGCGCGTGCTCCACCTCGAGCCAGAGGGCGAAACCTCTGAGCTGTTCTGGGCCACCGTTGGCGGCATGGGCCTGACCGGCATCATCCTGCGCGCCCGCATTCAGATGACGTTCACGGAGACCGCCTACTTCATCTCCGACACGGTGCGCACCAACACGCTCGACGAGACGATCGAGGAGCACTCCCACGGCCAGGAGGAGGGCTACACCTACTCTTCCGCGTGGTTCGACGCGATCTCCGCGCCGCCGAAGACGGGCCGTTCCACCATTTCCCGCGGCTCGCTGGCCACCCTGGACCAGCTCAAGGAGTACGCACCGAAGCTGGCGAAGGACCCGCTGAAGTTCAAGGCCCCGCAGCTGATGACGGTGCCGGACATCTTCCCGTCCTGGACCATGAACAAGCTGACGCTGTCCGCCATCGGCGAGGCGTACTACATGATGGGCTCGCCTTCGAAGAACGACATCCTGAACCTCACGCAGTTCTACCAGCCGCTCGACCTGATCGGCGAGTGGAACCGCGGCTACGGCTCTGCCGGCTTCCTGCAGTACCAGTTCGTGGTGCCCACGAACGCGGTGGAGCCGTTCAAGGACATCATCTACCAGATCCAGTCCTCGGGCCACTACACGGCGCTGAACGTGTTCAAGCTGTTCGGCGAGGGCAACCGCGCGCCGCTGTCCTACCCGATGAAGGGCTGGAACGTGTGCGTGGACTTCCCGATCCGCGATGGGCTCAACACCTTCCTCGACCGCCTCGACGACCAGGTCATGGAGTTCGGCGGCCGCCTCTACCTGGCCAAGGAGTCCCGCACCAGCGCCGAGAAGTTCCACAAGATGTACCCGGAGCTCCCCGGCTGGCTGAAGACCCGCAACGAGATCGACCCGACCGGAGTGTTCGCCTCCGACATGTCCCGCCGCCTCGAGCTGCACTAG
- a CDS encoding glycosyltransferase: MTSTPQPLHSSGSTAAVIVTHKRVDLLRHSLEQVVRQTHPVQWVIVVDNGAESQVKELLEELAGERAVYLPSHTNLGGAGGFAYGFLHALALGADAIWCADDDGRPADEHVLAELYRVAQAHELHEVSPIVANIDAPEKLAFPLRQGTVWHRRVDELEGDFLPQYASLFNGALISARAMERIGVPDYRLFIRGDEVEYHRRLAQSGLKYGTALTTSYLHPDGSGEFHPIMGGRAHAQWPDNPTKRYFTYRNRGYIINQRGMKKMQLQEVVRFGWFFLIERKNPREFFQWLKLLRRGAREDFRRP, encoded by the coding sequence ATGACTTCCACCCCGCAACCTCTCCATTCCAGCGGGAGCACCGCTGCCGTGATCGTGACCCATAAGCGCGTGGACCTGCTGCGGCACTCGCTGGAGCAAGTGGTGCGCCAGACGCACCCTGTGCAGTGGGTGATCGTGGTGGACAACGGGGCGGAATCACAAGTCAAGGAACTGCTGGAAGAGCTCGCGGGGGAGCGCGCCGTCTACCTGCCCAGCCACACAAACCTGGGCGGCGCGGGCGGTTTCGCCTACGGGTTCCTCCACGCGCTCGCGCTCGGCGCGGACGCGATCTGGTGCGCGGATGACGACGGCCGCCCCGCCGACGAGCACGTCCTTGCCGAGCTCTACCGGGTAGCTCAAGCACACGAACTGCACGAGGTCAGCCCGATCGTGGCGAATATCGACGCCCCCGAGAAGCTCGCCTTCCCACTGCGTCAGGGCACGGTGTGGCACCGGCGCGTCGATGAGCTGGAGGGCGACTTCCTCCCCCAGTACGCCTCACTGTTTAACGGCGCGCTCATCTCCGCCCGCGCAATGGAGCGCATCGGCGTGCCGGACTACCGCCTGTTTATCCGCGGTGACGAGGTGGAGTACCACCGCCGCCTCGCTCAGTCGGGTTTGAAGTACGGTACGGCGCTGACCACCAGCTACCTGCACCCGGACGGCTCCGGCGAGTTCCACCCGATCATGGGCGGGCGCGCGCACGCACAGTGGCCGGACAACCCCACGAAGCGCTACTTCACCTACCGCAACCGCGGCTACATCATCAACCAGCGGGGGATGAAGAAGATGCAGCTGCAGGAGGTAGTTCGCTTCGGCTGGTTCTTCCTCATCGAGCGCAAAAACCCGCGGGAATTCTTCCAGTGGCTCAAGCTTTTGCGCCGCGGGGCGCGCGAGGACTTCCGACGCCCCTAG
- a CDS encoding FtsX-like permease family protein: MSATTLMTATRVRSKEASSQRGSGERWVRKLSVAALAVATWMLCTLAGGTWMFVQRDRQYPNLGGDIDIPLLYIGLALFACALLVPTLLTLLTQAARADLSGREQQLAVLRLVGATAGEVRGMMILEALRRALVGLSIGTVAYLASVPAWSALSFQGTQIGTWEMFTWWVVPIAWAAVALLAAGSVWRALQQVAVTPLGVTKRVPHPGQKAITTVCAVAAAIGLYTWLARHPVAPEADFVDVLVALVVFIGFLVVNTLIAVGVIQIVARFSYRIPGAYNYVATRRVGRGAKNTWRRCSALFFVAFTAGVAGAFQGIAESEVAPEEALIVQDLPKGIAITVLFGAILLVLFTLLTQALAVVEQKQLTKSLHFIGAAPTFHTKVAVREIGVPMVVAALLGFGQGALVGLAMVGATPDGIATVLFFGALIALALVGCVGAVVVSGRLREKVLAETGRSND, from the coding sequence ATGAGCGCGACCACACTGATGACGGCAACGAGGGTCCGCTCCAAAGAGGCCTCTTCTCAAAGGGGCTCCGGCGAGCGCTGGGTGCGAAAGCTCTCCGTGGCCGCGCTGGCGGTGGCCACGTGGATGCTGTGCACACTCGCCGGCGGCACCTGGATGTTTGTTCAGCGCGACAGGCAATACCCGAACCTCGGCGGCGACATCGACATCCCGCTGCTCTACATCGGGCTCGCACTCTTCGCGTGCGCGCTGCTCGTCCCCACCCTGCTCACCCTGCTCACACAGGCGGCGCGGGCGGACCTGAGCGGGCGCGAGCAACAGCTCGCGGTGTTAAGGCTCGTCGGCGCGACCGCAGGTGAGGTACGCGGCATGATGATCCTGGAGGCGCTGCGCAGGGCCCTCGTTGGGCTGAGCATCGGTACGGTGGCGTACCTAGCGAGCGTGCCAGCCTGGTCAGCGCTTTCCTTTCAGGGGACGCAGATCGGTACCTGGGAAATGTTCACCTGGTGGGTCGTGCCGATCGCGTGGGCGGCCGTCGCGCTGCTCGCCGCGGGTTCCGTGTGGCGCGCGCTGCAGCAGGTGGCGGTCACACCGCTCGGCGTGACCAAGCGCGTGCCGCACCCCGGGCAGAAGGCAATCACGACCGTGTGCGCCGTCGCCGCAGCAATCGGGCTGTACACCTGGCTTGCTCGGCACCCGGTCGCGCCGGAGGCCGATTTCGTGGACGTCCTGGTGGCGCTCGTCGTCTTCATCGGGTTCTTGGTGGTGAATACGCTGATCGCCGTCGGAGTGATCCAGATTGTGGCGCGCTTCAGCTACCGAATCCCAGGCGCGTACAACTACGTAGCGACGCGCCGAGTGGGCCGCGGCGCAAAGAACACGTGGCGCAGGTGCAGCGCGCTGTTCTTCGTCGCGTTTACCGCCGGGGTGGCCGGGGCGTTCCAGGGCATTGCGGAAAGTGAGGTGGCCCCCGAGGAGGCGCTCATCGTGCAAGATTTGCCCAAGGGCATCGCCATCACGGTGCTCTTCGGCGCGATCCTGCTGGTGCTGTTCACCCTGCTGACGCAGGCGCTCGCGGTGGTGGAGCAGAAGCAGCTGACCAAGTCGCTCCACTTCATCGGTGCGGCACCAACTTTTCACACAAAAGTTGCGGTGCGCGAAATTGGGGTGCCGATGGTGGTCGCAGCGCTGCTGGGATTTGGGCAAGGCGCGCTCGTCGGCCTGGCCATGGTCGGGGCAACGCCCGACGGGATCGCAACCGTACTGTTCTTCGGCGCGCTCATCGCGCTCGCCCTGGTCGGCTGTGTTGGTGCCGTTGTTGTTTCCGGCCGGCTCCGCGAGAAGGTGCTCGCGGAAACCGGCCGGTCAAACGACTAG
- a CDS encoding decaprenylphospho-beta-D-erythro-pentofuranosid-2-ulose 2-reductase, protein MLNAVGQAQNILLLGGTSEIGLAIVTELASRGGNPTVTLAARKGSPRIDAAVQEVSAAGASKVRLIDFDATDFDSHPGVIDAAFEDGDVDVAIVAFGTLGDQEQLWQDQAAAVASAQTNYTAPISVGVLLGQKFKAQGHGTIIAMSSVAGQKVRRSNFVYGASKAGMDGFYLQLGEALRDYGINVTVVRPGQVRTKMTEGLDEAPLTVDKEEVAQAAVDAALGGKSNVFVHKLFGPISLVLKAIPAPIMRKLSF, encoded by the coding sequence ATGCTGAACGCAGTTGGCCAAGCCCAGAACATCTTGCTGCTCGGCGGCACCTCGGAGATCGGCCTCGCCATCGTCACCGAGCTCGCCTCCCGCGGCGGCAACCCCACCGTCACCCTCGCCGCGCGCAAGGGCTCGCCGCGTATCGACGCCGCGGTGCAGGAAGTCTCCGCCGCCGGTGCCTCCAAGGTACGGCTCATCGACTTTGACGCCACCGACTTTGACTCCCACCCGGGCGTGATCGACGCCGCCTTCGAGGACGGCGACGTCGACGTCGCGATCGTGGCCTTCGGCACCCTGGGCGACCAGGAACAGCTCTGGCAGGACCAGGCCGCCGCCGTCGCCTCCGCACAGACGAACTACACCGCCCCCATCTCGGTTGGCGTACTTTTGGGCCAAAAGTTTAAAGCCCAAGGTCACGGCACCATTATCGCGATGAGCTCGGTGGCCGGCCAGAAGGTCCGCCGCTCCAACTTCGTCTACGGTGCCTCCAAGGCCGGCATGGACGGCTTCTACCTCCAGCTCGGCGAAGCACTGCGGGATTATGGCATCAACGTCACCGTGGTCCGCCCGGGCCAGGTTCGCACCAAGATGACCGAGGGCCTCGACGAGGCACCGCTGACCGTGGACAAGGAAGAGGTCGCGCAGGCCGCGGTGGACGCCGCGCTGGGCGGCAAGTCCAACGTGTTCGTCCACAAGCTCTTCGGCCCGATCTCGCTGGTACTTAAGGCGATCCCGGCGCCGATCATGCGGAAGCTGAGCTTCTAG